The following proteins are co-located in the Penaeus monodon isolate SGIC_2016 chromosome 35, NSTDA_Pmon_1, whole genome shotgun sequence genome:
- the LOC119594956 gene encoding phosphatidylinositol 3-kinase catalytic subunit type 3-like encodes MEPDTDKFWYVRSCDLDAEIQVKIGNLDGKRDNPNYEALLKDSLLKYSGLYQAGCSDLYVTCQVICDGRQLTLPVRTSYKSFSARWSWNEWLTLPLKFRDLPRNALLALTVYDSLGPRRIERVGGTTISFFGKQGVFRQGLHDLRLWPGRVGDETTPGKGHDRGKDQMVRLAKLAKKHRNGQMMKVDWLDRLTFREIEVINEHEKRSSNAMYLMVEFPRVEHEGVIYSVVWWERGGEVEYRHRSAGSVVRMPDPEIGLENLQEAKHHRLARSLRSGVTDRDLKPNLAIRDALHTIVDYPPTKQLTSDEQDTVWKYRFYLSSQKRALTKFLKCVNWKLTGEAKQAIELLNRWAPPDADDALELLGPGFTHPEVRRYAVKRLSHASDEDLLLYLLQLVQALKYEAIEGVDTSLCDVSHYDENEEQEEEDDEEEEEGMMKGEEVREEKKIGKRPQEQGGRGIIGEDMYKDEEEDESEESESDTATLKQSGSSSLLADVEGGGVEKVEDKGSEKGEKGITATASNDSDRDPKTDSMETQKVSPTTPNQTEDSSQLRDPNLIASMEADPKGLDLASFLIQRATKNPTLANYLYWYLIVECERDEPGLKHEAKVVEMYEWVVRRFRAALWAGGRAARATRRDLARQTHFLEQLVALVKVVAKESNRVRRIEKLQSLLADSAAYKVNFSAFNPLRLPLDPEVIVTGIVPEKATLFKSALEPSRLTFVDVEGKEYVAIFKHGDDLRQDQLIIQMLTLMDRLLRRENLDLRLTPYKVLATSSRHGFVQFVESLSVAEVLRTEGSILNFFRRHAPSETGPQGISSEVMECYIKSCAGYCVMTYLLGVGDRHLDNLLLTKDGNLFHIDFGYILGRDPKPLPPPMKLSKEMVEGMGGQQAESYHEFRRLCYTAFHQLRRHANLILNLFSLMVDANVPDIALENDKAVKKVEDKFRLDLSDEEGASFVQGLIDDSVNAVVAVVVEQLHKFAQYIRK; translated from the exons ATGGAACCCGACACGGATAAGTTCTGGTACGTCCGCAGTTGCGATTTAGATGCGGAAATCCAGGTCAAAATAGGAAATTTAGACGGGAAACGAGACAATCCAAATTATGAAGCCCTTCTGAAGGATTCACTCCTGAAATATTCGGGTTTGTACCAGGCAGGATGCTCTGACCTGTATGTGACCTGCCAGGTCATCTGCGACGGACGTCAGCTGACCTTGCCTGTCAGGACGTCCTACAAATCCTTCTCCGCCAGGTGGAGCTGGAACGAGTGGCTGACGTTGCCCTTGAAATTCAGGGACCTGCCACGTAATGCCCTCCTAGCCCTTACAGTCTATGACTCCTTAGGACCCCGGAGGATCGAGCGTGTAGGAGGGACCACCATATCCTTTTTCGGAAAGCAGGGTGTTTTCCGCCAAGGCCTGCACGACCTCAGACTCTGGCCTGGTCGGGTAGGAGACGAGACGACGCCAGGCAAAGGTCACGACCGGGGCAAGGACCAGATGGTAAGGCTGGCAAAGCTGGCGAAGAAGCACCGCAACGGGCAGATGATGAAAGTTGATTGGCTCGACCGGCTGACCTTCCGTGAGATCGAGGTCATCAACGAGCACGAAAAAAGGTCTTCCAATGCGATGTATCTCATGGTTGAGTTCCCTCGCGTTGAGCACGAGGGCGTCATCTATTCTGTTGTGTGGTGGGAgcgtgggggagaggtggagtaCCGACACCGATCAGCAGGCAGTGTGGTGCGAATGCCTGACCCGGAGATAGGCCTTGAGAACTTACAGGAAGCCAAACACCACCGTCTTGCCAGGTCACTTAGGTCAGGGGTCACTGACCGTGACCTCAAACCCAACCTGGCTATCCGTGATGCCCTGCATACTATTGTCGACTACCCTCCTACTAAGCAGCTCACAAGTGATGAGCAAGACACTGTCTGGAAGTACCGGTTCTACCTAAGCTCGCAGAAACGTGCACTCACAAAATTCCTCAAGTGTGTGAACTGGAAACTCACTGGTGAGGCCAAACAGGCCATCGAACTCCTCAATCGGTGGGCACCCCCAGACGCTGATGATGCCTTAGAGCTCCTTGGACCTGGCTTCACACACCCTGAAGTGCGAAGATACGCAGTCAAGCGCTTGAGCCATGCATCTGACGAGGACCTCCTCTTATATCTCCTCCAGTTAGTCCAGGCCCTAAAGTATGAGGCTATAGAAGGTGTTGACACGAGTCTCTGTGATGTCTCTCattatgatgagaatgaggagcaagaggaagaggacgatgaggaagaggaggagggcatgatgaagggggaagaggtgagggaagaaaagaaaattggtaAGCGACCACAGgagcaaggaggaagaggaattatAGGAGAAGATATgtacaaagatgaagaagaggatgagagcgaGGAAAGTGAGAGTGATACAGCAACGCTAAAGCAGTCAGGCTCATCTTCACTCCTGGCTGATGTTGAAGGAGGAGGTGTGGAGAAAGTAGAAGACAAAGgaagtgaaaaaggagaaaaaggaataacAGCAACAGCCTCAAATGACAGTGATCGAGACCCCAAAACCGACTCCATGGAAACCCAGAAAGTATCCCCCACTACCCCCAACCAAACCGAAGACTCCAGTCAACTCCGTGACCCCAACCTGATTGCCTCAATGGAAGCCGACCCCAAAGGCCTCGATCTTGCCTCTTTCCTGATCCAGCGCGCAACAAAAAATCCCACACTGGCAAACTACCTCTATTGGTACCTCATTGTCGAATGTGAGAGAGACGAACCGGGATTGAAGCACGAAGCAAAG GTTGTGGAGATGTATGAGTGGGTTGTGCGACGATTCCGTGCTGCACTGTGGGCAGGTGGGCGTGCTGCCCGTGCCACGCGACGGGATCTTGCCCGACAGACCCACTTCCTTGAGCAGTTGGTTGCACTTGTCAAG gtTGTAGCCAAAGAGAGTAACAGAGTTCGGAGAATTGAAAAACTTCAGTCCCTGTTAGCTGATTCTGCGGCTTATAAAGTGAATTTTTCAGCTTTCAACCCCTTGAGACTACCCTTGGACCctgag GTTATTGTGACGGGTATAGTGCCAGAGAAAGCAACGTTATTCAAGTCAGCCCTCGAGCCATCACGCCTAACCTTTGTGGACGTTGAGGGGAAAGAATACGTAGCTATCTTCAAGCATGGAGATGATTTAAGGCAGGATCAACTTATTATACAG ATGCTGACCCTGATGGACCGCTTACTGCGTCGCGAGAACCTCGATCTACGTCTAACCCCTTACAAGGTCCTGGCCACGAGCAGCAGGCATGGATTTGTGCAGTTCGTTGAATCTCTTTCTGTGGCTGAG gttctaCGCACTGAAGGCAGCATTCTCAACTTTTTCCGCCGCCATGCTCCTTCTGAAACTGGACCTCAGGGCATTTCTTCTGAAGTTATGGAGTGTTACATAAAGTCGTGTGCAGGATACTGTGTTATGACGTACCTCTTGGGGGTTGGAGACAGGCATCTTGACAACCTGCTGCTGACGAAGGATGGAAACCTTTTCCACATCGACTTTGGATACATTCTAGGACGTGACCCCAAGCCGCTCCCACCACCGATGAAGCTGAGCAAAGAGATGGTCGAAGGAATGGGCGGACAGCAGGCAGAATCCTACCACGAATTCCGCAGGCTTTGCTACACGGCCTTCCACCAGTTACGTAGACATGCCAACCTGATCCTGAATCTCTTCTCCCTAATGGTGGATGCAAATGTGCCTGACATTGCCCTTGAGAATGATAAGGCAGTGAAAAAGGTAGAAGATAAATTCCGCTTGGATTTGAGTGATGAGGAGGGGGCCAGTTTTGTCCAGGGGTTGATAGACGACTCTGTGAATGCTGTGGTGGCTGTGGTGGTGGAACAGTTGCACAAGTTTGCTCAGTATATTCGGAAATAG